Sequence from the Catenuloplanes indicus genome:
TGGACGCCGCACTCGACGTCGGCGGCCACGGCGAGGTCCGCGCGCTGGTCGCGCTCACCGGCGGCCCGGCCACGGTGCGCACGCTGGTCGCCCGCAACGCCGTGCACGGCGTGGAACTGCTGCGCGTCGACCCGGCGGGCGTGCCCGCCGCCCTGGCCGCGGCAGGCCGGCTGGCCGAGGCCGGCCGTCTGGCGATCCCGGTCGCCGCCGAGTACGCGCTCACCGAGGGCCCGGCCGCGCACGCCCGGATCGCGACCGGCCACGCGCGCGGCAAGGTGGTCATCACCGTGTGCGGCGCCGGGAAATCGCCCAAACGGCAGAAGCACTCAGAAAAAGCGCCCGAGTGCCGATAGTGCGGGCATGTCGACCGGCCGGGGGTGGGCGGGCTGGCGGGGCGCCACAGTGCTCGCCGTCCTCGTCGCCGTGGCCGGGATCGTGCTCGCGCTGGCGGCCGGCGGGATCGTCGCGGCCGGGCAGCGGGACGCGGCCGAGGAGCAGCTGCGCGAGCGGACGAACACGATCGCGACCCGGCTCGCGGCCGAAGCCCGGCGCTACACGGACGCGGTGTCGCTGGTAGCGGCGTCGTTGAGCAACCGGTCCGTGGTGACCGCGCCGGTGTTCGGTACCGCGGTCGCGCCGGTCGAGCGCATGCTGCTGCCCGGCGCGACCACGGTCGCGTTCCTGGCCCCGGTCGCCCGCGGCGACGTGGTGGAGGCGCAGCGGCGGTGGCGGGCGCGCGGCGCGATCGGGCTGAGCCTGCGCCCGGTCGACGTGGCCGCGCCGGAGCACGTGTTCTTCATCTTCGACGCGCCGCTGGACGGCGGTGACGATCAGATGGCCGGTGCGGACGTGTCCACCGCGGACGAGGCGGTGGCGGCGCTGCGCGGCGCGCGGGACGGCCGGCGGCTGACCGTGTCCGACGCGTACTGGCTGCTGCGCGACGCGGACGTGCCGGTCGAGGCGCGGCAGTTGTCGTTCGTGGTGACCGCGCCGGTCTTCATCACGCCGGAGCCGGGCGCGCGCGAGTTCGCCGGCTGGGTGCTGATGGGCTTGCGCGGCCTGGACTTCCTCACCGGCGCGCTGGACACCGGCACGCCGGAGCTGGTCGACGTCACGCTGAGCGCGACCGTGCGCGGCGCCCGCGCGGACGTGGCCACGCTGCGCGGCACCGCGTCCGGCACCCGCGACCTGACCGGCAGCATGCCGATCCGGGTCGGCAACCGCGCCTGGACGCTGCGGTTCGCGGTGCCGGCCGGTGCGCTGCAGTCCGCCCGGGCTGCGGTGCCGGTGGTGCTGTCCACGGCCGGCTCCGCGGTGGCGGTGTGCGTCGCCGCGCTGATCTGGGTGCTCGCCACCGGCCGGGCCCGGGCCCGCGCGCGGGTGGACGCCGCGACGCGGGAGTTGCGCGCGTCCGCGCGGGCCGTCGAGGCGGAGCGTGCGTACCTCGTACAGGTGCTGGATCTGCTGGATCTGACCGTGGTGACGTGTGACGCGGCCGGCCGGGTGGTGCACATGAACCGGACCGGCCGGTCGCGGTTCAGCGGCCCGCACGAGGCGCTGCACGTCCGGGACACGATCGAAGGGATGGGCCTGACCCGGCCCGACGGTACGCCGCTGACCGTGGAGGACGCGCCGCTGCTGCGGGCGCTGCGGGACGAACCGGTGCACGCGGAGGAGATGGTCCGGCAGATGCCGGACGGGTCGGTGCGCCGGCTGCTCACCCACGCGCGCGCCCTGCGCGACCCGGACGGGGTGATCGTCGGCGCGGTCTCCTGCGCCTACGACGTGACGCCGCTCCGCGAGCGGGAGGCGGAGCTGGCCGCGTTCGCCGGGATCGTCGCGCACGATCTGAAGAATCCACTGGCCATGGTCATCGGGTACGTGGACCTGCTGCTCGACGACCTGTCCGTCAACGCGGAGCTGACCGAGGAGCACCTGCGCACGCTCGGCCGGGTGCTGTCGACCGGCCGCCGCATGCGCCGCCTGATCGACGACCTGCTCGGCATGGCGCACGCCCGGGACGGCGCGCTCCGCCCGGCGGACGTGGACCTGCGCGCGCTGGCCGGTGAGGTGGTGGCGGAGCGCCTGGCCACGGCCGGTGACCCGGCGCCGCGGGTGTACGTCGGCCCGCTAGCGCCGGTGCACGGCGACGCCGGGATGCTGCGCCAGGTCGTCGACAACCTGATCGGCAATGCGATCAAGTACACGCCGCCGGGCCGCGCCGCCCGGGTCGACGTGACCACGACCGTGCTGCCGGACGGCCGGGTACGCCTGGAGGTCGCGGATCGTGGCATCGGCATCCCGCCCGGTCACCACGCTCAGGTGTTCAACGACTTCCACCGCGCCCACCCGGCCGACGGCTACGCCGGCACCGGCCTCGGCCTGTCCATCTGCCGCCGGATCGTGGAGCGCCACGGCGGCAGGATCCACGTGGAGGACAACCCGGGCGGCGGCGCCCGCTTCTGCGTGACGCTCCCGGCGGCCACCGGCCCGGTGCCCTCACCCCAGCTCCCGGTGGATGCGCCGGTCTAGTTCGTGTTTCGCGGCCGGCGAGATGCGGCGCCGGCGCTTCCGTGCGGACTGGACGCCGGTGTGCCGTACTGCCGAATCCGTCCACCGTGCCGCGCCGCGAATCCGCTTGATCGCCGCGCTTCCCGCCCGTA
This genomic interval carries:
- a CDS encoding ATP-binding protein, producing MSTGRGWAGWRGATVLAVLVAVAGIVLALAAGGIVAAGQRDAAEEQLRERTNTIATRLAAEARRYTDAVSLVAASLSNRSVVTAPVFGTAVAPVERMLLPGATTVAFLAPVARGDVVEAQRRWRARGAIGLSLRPVDVAAPEHVFFIFDAPLDGGDDQMAGADVSTADEAVAALRGARDGRRLTVSDAYWLLRDADVPVEARQLSFVVTAPVFITPEPGAREFAGWVLMGLRGLDFLTGALDTGTPELVDVTLSATVRGARADVATLRGTASGTRDLTGSMPIRVGNRAWTLRFAVPAGALQSARAAVPVVLSTAGSAVAVCVAALIWVLATGRARARARVDAATRELRASARAVEAERAYLVQVLDLLDLTVVTCDAAGRVVHMNRTGRSRFSGPHEALHVRDTIEGMGLTRPDGTPLTVEDAPLLRALRDEPVHAEEMVRQMPDGSVRRLLTHARALRDPDGVIVGAVSCAYDVTPLREREAELAAFAGIVAHDLKNPLAMVIGYVDLLLDDLSVNAELTEEHLRTLGRVLSTGRRMRRLIDDLLGMAHARDGALRPADVDLRALAGEVVAERLATAGDPAPRVYVGPLAPVHGDAGMLRQVVDNLIGNAIKYTPPGRAARVDVTTTVLPDGRVRLEVADRGIGIPPGHHAQVFNDFHRAHPADGYAGTGLGLSICRRIVERHGGRIHVEDNPGGGARFCVTLPAATGPVPSPQLPVDAPV